A DNA window from Deinococcus multiflagellatus contains the following coding sequences:
- a CDS encoding Asp23/Gls24 family envelope stress response protein: MATPEIEISKNVLMDIAVTTLDGIEGTEVASAPLKMGEVLRNQTPGRRPRALRVTREGQDVTVDVGLNIEFGRNLVALSEQVQQAVRENIELMTGLKVRAVNVSVHNVCLPKGSPA, from the coding sequence ATGGCTACACCAGAAATCGAGATCAGCAAGAATGTCCTGATGGACATTGCCGTGACCACCCTGGACGGCATTGAGGGCACCGAAGTGGCCTCGGCGCCCCTGAAGATGGGCGAGGTGCTGCGCAACCAGACCCCCGGCCGCCGCCCCCGCGCCCTGCGCGTGACCCGCGAAGGCCAGGACGTGACGGTGGACGTGGGCCTGAACATTGAGTTCGGCCGCAACCTCGTGGCCCTCTCCGAGCAGGTGCAGCAGGCGGTGCGCGAGAACATCGAACTGATGACGGGCCTGAAGGTGCGCGCCGTGAACGTGAGCGTGCACAACGTCTGCCTGCCCAAAGGCAGCCCCGCGTGA
- a CDS encoding BMP family lipoprotein: MKKMLTIALALTVSVASAQTVRVGLAYDAGGKFDKSFNQSAYEGSQRAVKAFGIQTKDFEPSDPSQTVQGIREFANQGFDLTIGVGFANNASISQVAKENPDLYFGLVDDVSQQKNVASLVFNEEQGSYLVGYIAGMNSSTGVVGFVGGMDIPLIHKFEAGYTAGVKAANPKARVIAQYVGTTPEAWNNPAKAKEIAGSMRAKGADIIFAAAGASGNGVIDYIKQTQCLKASQLPAGVKFNTNNFASIKKSAGYTKACSGNTRPMFFIGVDKNQNPQGDTDGNPATMNHGLTSMLKRVDNAVYALIKDVKDGKFKGGERRFGLREGGVGYAVDQYNRALISSAQVAKVEAVKAKIISGAIKVPTK; the protein is encoded by the coding sequence ATGAAAAAAATGCTGACCATCGCCCTTGCCCTGACCGTCTCGGTCGCTTCTGCCCAGACTGTGCGCGTGGGCCTGGCCTACGACGCCGGCGGCAAGTTCGACAAGAGCTTTAACCAGAGCGCCTACGAAGGCAGCCAGCGCGCCGTCAAGGCCTTTGGCATCCAGACCAAGGACTTCGAGCCCAGCGACCCCAGCCAGACCGTGCAGGGCATCCGCGAGTTCGCCAACCAGGGCTTTGACCTGACCATCGGCGTGGGCTTTGCCAACAACGCCAGCATCTCGCAGGTGGCCAAGGAAAACCCCGACCTGTACTTCGGTCTGGTGGACGACGTCTCGCAGCAGAAGAACGTGGCCAGCCTCGTGTTCAACGAAGAGCAGGGCAGCTACCTCGTGGGCTACATCGCCGGCATGAACTCCTCCACGGGCGTGGTGGGCTTCGTGGGCGGCATGGACATCCCCCTGATCCACAAGTTCGAAGCCGGTTACACCGCTGGCGTGAAGGCCGCTAACCCCAAGGCCCGCGTGATCGCCCAGTACGTGGGCACCACCCCTGAAGCCTGGAACAACCCCGCCAAGGCCAAGGAAATTGCCGGCAGCATGCGCGCCAAGGGTGCAGACATCATCTTCGCTGCCGCTGGTGCGTCGGGCAACGGCGTCATTGACTACATCAAGCAGACCCAGTGCCTCAAGGCCAGCCAGCTGCCCGCCGGCGTGAAGTTCAACACCAACAACTTCGCCAGCATCAAGAAGAGCGCGGGCTACACCAAGGCCTGCTCGGGCAACACCCGTCCCATGTTCTTCATCGGCGTGGACAAGAACCAGAACCCCCAGGGCGACACCGACGGCAACCCCGCCACGATGAACCACGGCCTGACCAGCATGCTCAAGCGTGTGGACAACGCCGTGTACGCCCTGATCAAGGACGTCAAGGACGGCAAGTTCAAGGGTGGCGAGCGCCGCTTCGGCCTGCGCGAAGGCGGCGTGGGTTACGCCGTGGACCAGTACAACCGGGCCCTGATCAGCAGCGCCCAGGTGGCCAAGGTCGAAGCCGTGAAGGCCAAGATCATCAGCGGCGCCATCAAGGTCCCCACCAAGTAA
- a CDS encoding divergent PAP2 family protein encodes MDSFADLFGNRWLWVAVLSSTGAQVLKVLLILLMERRWRPAAFMETGGMPSSHSAMVAALTTGVGITEGVGSPLFAACAVFALIVMYDATGVRHSSGQQARLLNELVEELRAVVREGFAPLPLRVLLGHTYLEVLVGTLIGVGAGFIAFAGAE; translated from the coding sequence GTGGACTCCTTCGCTGACCTGTTCGGCAACCGCTGGCTGTGGGTGGCGGTGCTGTCCAGCACGGGCGCGCAGGTGCTGAAGGTGCTCCTGATTCTGCTGATGGAGCGCCGCTGGCGCCCCGCCGCCTTTATGGAAACGGGGGGCATGCCCAGCAGCCACAGCGCCATGGTGGCGGCCCTGACCACCGGCGTGGGCATCACCGAGGGGGTGGGCAGCCCCCTGTTCGCGGCCTGCGCGGTGTTCGCCCTGATTGTCATGTACGACGCCACGGGGGTGCGCCACAGCAGCGGCCAGCAGGCCCGCCTGCTGAACGAACTGGTGGAAGAGCTGCGCGCCGTGGTGCGCGAGGGCTTTGCGCCGCTGCCGCTGCGGGTGCTGCTGGGCCACACCTACCTGGAGGTGCTGGTAGGCACCCTGATCGGCGTAGGCGCCGGCTTCATTGCCTTTGCTGGGGCGGAGTAG
- a CDS encoding protease complex subunit PrcB family protein codes for MKRILPVVLPLTAGLLSACTMTGPGNLRVHEALLYGGTQERVVWVYGTAQGGQSSVKIGNTPVDLRAQGTGNLALSGTLSVNGGATYRLPTTPMTQKLSVTRAASGLFTVSPQPGAALSAVYYTDGRTWTKLAGVQGTVAGTPVDGLAGAGRLTADEARALGRELLNQGPLAVAVLDERSLPDAPLTIEPAPSEYLRTGLYILPNVPQASTPTSPTPGTPTGGARVTFTEVASGTNATATAFSAQLATTSAAALNLYAQAYGRQTGAPTPPSLSGNTLVGVFLGQRPTGGYTVKVTGVAASGSTLTVTVRVTAPSGFATQAITSPWTMVRVPGTYTRVTVVDEQGQPLQGGGESR; via the coding sequence ATGAAGCGAATTCTCCCCGTCGTCCTGCCCCTGACCGCAGGCCTTCTGAGCGCCTGCACCATGACTGGCCCCGGCAACCTGCGGGTGCACGAGGCGCTGCTGTACGGCGGCACCCAGGAGCGCGTGGTGTGGGTGTACGGCACCGCCCAGGGCGGCCAGAGCAGCGTCAAGATTGGCAATACCCCGGTGGACCTGCGCGCCCAGGGGACCGGGAACTTGGCCCTCAGCGGGACGCTGAGCGTCAATGGCGGCGCCACCTACCGCCTGCCCACCACGCCCATGACCCAGAAACTGAGTGTGACCCGCGCGGCCAGCGGCCTCTTTACGGTCAGCCCGCAGCCCGGCGCGGCCCTGAGCGCCGTGTACTACACCGATGGCCGCACCTGGACCAAGCTGGCCGGTGTGCAGGGCACCGTGGCCGGCACCCCCGTGGATGGCCTGGCCGGTGCCGGACGCCTGACCGCCGACGAGGCCCGCGCCCTGGGCCGCGAACTGCTGAACCAGGGCCCGCTGGCCGTGGCCGTGCTGGACGAGCGCAGCCTGCCCGACGCCCCGCTGACCATTGAGCCCGCGCCCAGCGAATACCTGCGCACGGGGCTGTACATCCTGCCCAACGTGCCCCAGGCCAGCACCCCCACCTCGCCCACCCCGGGCACCCCCACAGGAGGCGCGCGCGTGACCTTTACCGAAGTTGCCAGCGGCACCAATGCGACCGCCACCGCCTTCAGCGCCCAGCTGGCGACCACCAGCGCGGCGGCCCTGAACCTGTACGCCCAGGCCTACGGCCGCCAGACCGGCGCGCCCACCCCGCCCAGCCTCAGCGGCAACACCCTGGTGGGCGTGTTCCTGGGCCAGCGCCCCACGGGCGGCTACACCGTGAAGGTGACGGGCGTGGCGGCCAGTGGCAGCACCCTCACCGTGACCGTGCGGGTGACGGCCCCCAGCGGCTTTGCCACCCAGGCCATCACCAGCCCCTGGACAATGGTGCGCGTGCCCGGCACCTACACCCGCGTGACCGTGGTGGATGAACAGGGCCAGCCGCTGCAAGGCGGTGGCGAAAGCCGCTAA
- a CDS encoding DNA repair protein RecN, with protein MTRKARVRAADSSAVAPAPQAPAPAGPPPLTRLEVRHLATIEALSLDFGAGLSVFTGETGAGKSIIVDALGLLLGSRANTDLIRSGETDLLVTGFWADDVASRRVTTQGRSTARLDGEVVSLRELQDWAARRLTIHWQHSAVSLLTPANQRALLDRQLPEETAAYASAHRAWTEARERLDALRTSERERARQLDLLGFQAKEIADLGPQPGEEEPLQADLTRLANLDTIAQSAAAALNLLSDGDENALGFLNEAARALNASARYDDTSAQLQRELKEALDSIQAVVGELRGVAEDQAPDPEELARVEARLGALGKLRAKYGPTLDDVVAFHAQVEEELAALQRDEQDAGTLDAEVERLFTEVRRAGQALDHARAEHAPPLAEALLAVIRQLGMPHARLAFHLAPLPEPAGYGLSDVTLHFTANPGEELAPLADVASGGELSRVMLAISTVLGADTPAVVFDEVDAGIGGSAAHAVAAQLRALAGSRQVLVVTHLAQIAAQAHHHYKVEKSVEGGRTVSRVRLLDEAERLQEIARMLSGNTSEAALQHARELLGTPA; from the coding sequence GTGACCCGAAAGGCCCGCGTGCGCGCAGCAGATTCATCGGCCGTGGCCCCAGCGCCCCAGGCGCCGGCCCCGGCTGGCCCGCCCCCCCTCACCCGCCTGGAGGTGCGGCACCTCGCCACCATTGAGGCGCTGAGCCTGGATTTCGGCGCGGGCCTCAGCGTCTTTACCGGCGAAACAGGCGCGGGCAAAAGCATCATCGTGGACGCCCTGGGGCTGTTGCTGGGGTCGCGCGCCAACACCGATCTGATTCGCAGCGGCGAAACCGATCTGCTGGTGACGGGCTTCTGGGCCGACGACGTGGCCAGCCGCCGCGTGACCACCCAGGGCCGCAGCACCGCGCGGCTGGACGGCGAGGTGGTCAGCCTGCGCGAACTGCAGGACTGGGCCGCCCGGCGCCTCACCATTCACTGGCAACACAGCGCGGTCAGCCTGCTGACCCCGGCCAACCAGCGCGCCCTGCTGGACCGGCAACTGCCAGAAGAGACCGCCGCCTACGCCAGCGCCCACCGCGCCTGGACGGAAGCCCGCGAGCGCCTGGACGCCCTGCGCACCAGCGAGCGCGAGCGCGCCCGGCAGCTGGACCTGCTGGGTTTTCAGGCAAAAGAGATTGCTGACCTGGGCCCGCAGCCCGGCGAGGAAGAGCCCCTGCAGGCCGACCTGACCCGGCTGGCCAACCTGGACACCATTGCCCAGAGTGCCGCCGCCGCCCTGAACCTGCTGAGCGACGGCGACGAGAACGCGCTGGGCTTCCTGAACGAGGCTGCGCGCGCCCTGAACGCCAGTGCCCGCTACGACGACACCAGCGCGCAGCTGCAGCGCGAATTGAAAGAAGCCTTGGACAGCATTCAGGCGGTGGTGGGCGAACTGCGCGGTGTGGCCGAGGATCAGGCCCCCGACCCCGAGGAACTGGCCCGGGTGGAAGCCCGCTTGGGCGCGCTGGGCAAGCTGCGCGCCAAGTACGGCCCCACCCTGGACGACGTGGTGGCCTTTCACGCCCAGGTGGAAGAGGAACTGGCCGCCCTGCAGCGCGACGAGCAGGACGCCGGCACCCTGGATGCCGAGGTGGAGCGCCTGTTCACCGAGGTGCGCCGCGCCGGACAGGCCCTGGACCACGCCCGCGCCGAGCACGCGCCCCCGCTGGCCGAGGCCCTGCTCGCCGTGATTCGGCAACTGGGGATGCCGCACGCCCGGCTGGCCTTTCACCTCGCGCCGCTGCCCGAGCCGGCCGGCTACGGCCTGAGCGACGTGACCCTGCACTTCACCGCCAACCCCGGCGAGGAACTGGCCCCTCTGGCCGACGTGGCCTCGGGCGGCGAACTCTCGCGCGTCATGCTGGCCATCAGCACAGTCCTGGGGGCCGATACTCCCGCTGTGGTGTTCGACGAGGTGGACGCTGGGATTGGCGGCAGCGCCGCGCACGCGGTGGCCGCGCAGCTGCGGGCCCTGGCGGGGTCACGGCAGGTGCTGGTGGTGACCCACCTGGCCCAGATTGCCGCGCAGGCCCACCACCACTACAAGGTGGAAAAGAGCGTGGAAGGTGGCCGCACGGTGAGCCGCGTGCGCCTGCTGGACGAGGCCGAACGCCTGCAAGAAATTGCGCGGATGCTCAGCGGCAACACTAGCGAAGCGGCGCTGCAGCACGCCCGCGAACTGCTGGGCACCCCCGCCTGA
- the folD gene encoding bifunctional methylenetetrahydrofolate dehydrogenase/methenyltetrahydrofolate cyclohydrolase FolD: protein MTAGPARPLPGAPAAQALLAEAARRAAALGTPPGLALVRVGDDPASVAYVRGKARKAAEVGLRSTVHALPEATPQAELLALIAQLNADPAVHGVLVQLPLPVHLDPQPVLDAVLPAKDVDGLHPVSTGHLWAGQPGLRPCTPAGVMALLAFYGLPVAGQRAVIVGRSALVGRPLAALLLNANATVTLAHSRTPDLGAVTREADLLIVAAGRAHLITPDMVRPGATVIDVGINRVPDETGQGRLTGDVHPGVAGVAGALTPVPGGVGPMTVAQLLMNTVLAAEAQQAQSPQPQTPEVSGGLLR, encoded by the coding sequence GTGACCGCTGGCCCCGCCCGACCCCTGCCCGGTGCGCCCGCTGCCCAGGCCCTGCTGGCCGAGGCTGCCCGGCGCGCCGCCGCCCTGGGCACCCCCCCGGGGCTGGCGCTGGTGCGGGTGGGCGATGACCCCGCCAGCGTGGCCTACGTGCGCGGCAAGGCCAGAAAAGCCGCCGAGGTGGGCCTGCGCAGCACGGTCCACGCCCTGCCCGAAGCCACCCCTCAGGCCGAGTTGTTGGCCCTGATTGCGCAGCTCAACGCCGACCCGGCGGTGCACGGCGTGCTGGTGCAGCTGCCCCTTCCTGTTCACCTGGACCCCCAGCCGGTGCTGGACGCGGTGCTGCCGGCCAAGGATGTGGACGGCCTGCACCCAGTGAGCACCGGGCACCTGTGGGCCGGGCAGCCGGGCCTGCGCCCCTGCACGCCCGCCGGGGTGATGGCGCTGCTGGCCTTTTACGGCCTGCCGGTGGCGGGGCAGCGCGCGGTGATCGTGGGCCGCAGCGCCCTGGTGGGCCGCCCGCTGGCCGCGCTGCTGCTGAACGCCAACGCCACCGTCACCCTGGCCCACAGCCGCACCCCCGACCTGGGCGCCGTGACCCGCGAGGCGGACCTGCTGATCGTGGCCGCTGGCCGCGCGCACCTGATCACCCCGGACATGGTGCGCCCCGGCGCCACCGTGATTGACGTGGGGATCAACCGCGTGCCCGATGAGACCGGCCAGGGCCGCCTGACCGGCGACGTGCACCCCGGCGTGGCGGGCGTGGCCGGGGCCCTGACCCCGGTGCCCGGCGGCGTGGGCCCCATGACGGTGGCGCAGCTGCTGATGAACACGGTCCTGGCCGCCGAAGCCCAGCAGGCCCAGAGCCCCCAGCCCCAGACACCCGAGGTCAGCGGTGGACTCCTTCGCTGA
- a CDS encoding aldose epimerase family protein has product MTQTPSIEAQPWGVTPAGDAVTLYTLHAAPLRAQIMTYGGVLVGLQAPDRRGTLADVTLGHDALAPYLSRETSPYFGALIGRYGNRIAEGRFVLDGHPVTLARNNGPNALHGGPGGFDQQLWQATPETGPNAVSLHLRRTSPEGEEGYPGTVQVEVTYTLSVAELRLQYRAQTDRPTVLNLTNHTYWNLAGGGRDVLDHRLQVQASRFTPTGPTLIPTGEVQPVAGTPFDLRQPQRLGDVLAHPHEQLTFAGGLDHNFVLDQPGTGQAVATLHDPHSGRRLEVQTTQPGLQVYSGNFLDGTITGRGGQRYGHRWAVCLETQHFPNSPNQPHFPSTRLNPGEPFASQTIYRFSVQD; this is encoded by the coding sequence ATGACGCAGACTCCCTCCATTGAAGCCCAGCCCTGGGGCGTGACCCCAGCGGGCGACGCGGTGACGCTGTACACCTTGCACGCCGCCCCCCTGCGCGCGCAGATCATGACCTACGGCGGCGTGCTGGTGGGGCTACAGGCCCCGGACCGGCGCGGCACCCTGGCCGACGTGACCCTGGGCCACGACGCGCTGGCCCCCTACCTGAGCCGCGAGACCTCGCCGTATTTCGGGGCGCTGATCGGCCGGTATGGCAACCGCATTGCCGAAGGGCGCTTCGTGCTGGATGGGCACCCGGTGACCCTGGCGCGCAACAACGGTCCCAACGCCCTGCACGGCGGCCCGGGGGGCTTCGACCAGCAGCTCTGGCAGGCCACCCCAGAAACCGGCCCCAATGCCGTGAGCCTGCACCTGCGCCGCACCAGTCCAGAGGGCGAGGAAGGCTATCCGGGCACCGTGCAGGTGGAAGTCACGTACACGCTGAGCGTGGCCGAACTCCGGCTTCAGTACCGGGCACAGACTGACCGCCCCACCGTCCTGAACCTTACCAACCACACCTACTGGAATCTGGCTGGCGGCGGGCGCGATGTGCTGGACCACCGCCTGCAGGTGCAGGCCAGCCGCTTTACGCCGACTGGCCCTACCCTGATTCCCACCGGTGAGGTGCAGCCCGTGGCCGGCACGCCCTTCGACCTGCGCCAGCCCCAGCGCCTGGGCGACGTACTGGCGCATCCCCACGAGCAGCTGACCTTTGCGGGCGGGCTGGACCACAACTTCGTGCTGGACCAGCCCGGCACCGGGCAGGCCGTCGCCACCCTGCACGACCCGCACAGTGGCCGCCGCCTGGAGGTGCAGACCACCCAGCCGGGCCTGCAGGTGTACAGCGGCAACTTTCTGGACGGCACGATCACGGGGCGCGGCGGTCAGCGCTATGGGCACCGCTGGGCGGTGTGCCTGGAAACCCAGCATTTCCCCAACAGCCCCAACCAGCCCCACTTTCCCAGCACCCGCCTGAACCCTGGCGAGCCCTTTGCAAGCCAGACGATCTACCGCTTCTCGGTGCAGGATTGA
- the nusB gene encoding transcription antitermination factor NusB, whose translation MTRRREKAAAPVGTRRAAREFAFRVLFEADRGDLPLQSVFNRAEGAMRAGDDTFAPLNEEALAFARELVTGLGTHRPDIDATLRRTIRGWSFDQMAQTDLNVLRLATYELLHTTEPHPPVIESAVRIARKFGGDDSGRFVNGVLGGLSRSLQEPRGGDRTAPEPQE comes from the coding sequence GTGACCCGCCGCCGCGAGAAAGCCGCCGCCCCTGTGGGCACCCGCCGCGCTGCCCGCGAATTCGCCTTCCGGGTGCTCTTCGAGGCCGACCGGGGCGACCTGCCGCTGCAGAGCGTGTTCAACCGTGCCGAGGGCGCCATGCGCGCGGGCGACGACACCTTTGCGCCGCTGAACGAGGAGGCCCTGGCCTTTGCGCGCGAACTGGTGACGGGCCTGGGCACCCACCGCCCGGACATTGACGCCACGCTGCGCCGCACCATTCGCGGCTGGAGCTTCGACCAGATGGCCCAGACCGACCTGAACGTGCTGCGCCTGGCCACCTACGAACTGCTACACACCACCGAGCCGCACCCCCCGGTCATCGAGAGCGCGGTGCGTATTGCCCGCAAGTTCGGCGGCGACGATTCCGGGCGCTTTGTGAACGGCGTGCTGGGCGGCCTGAGCCGCAGCCTGCAGGAACCGCGCGGCGGGGACCGCACCGCGCCGGAGCCGCAGGAGTGA
- the ligA gene encoding NAD-dependent DNA ligase LigA, which produces MSQAAFDHYLALSAEVARHNRAYHELDAPLIPDAEYDALVRELRALEAQHPDWAERAAARLGGVSPAQAVGGAPSSAFVPVNHPTPMTSLDNVFSDEELNDWREKLARALNLPPEHDDFTFTGELKIDGLSVNLYYVDGELQWAATRGNGVTGEIVTAQVQTVSGIPARLEGLRGELEVRGEVYMSRADFAAFNAQAEELGTPLLKNPRNGAAGALRQKDPEVTRTRNLKAIFYALGKRDGVPATTQGEVLDWLSAQGFPVSRYTERLQGLQAAADYHARMIAGRQDFEFDADGTVIKLDPLRLQEEAGFTSRAPRWAIAYKFPVEEVETVLESITVNVGRTGKLAPLAHLQPRLIEGSTVSKATLHNEDYIRGLDLRLGDTVVVRKSGGVIPQIMRVVLEKRPQDAVPFEFPTHCPECGHPAVRHEDDANTYCENPACPAQQYRMIQYFVSRGAMDIQGIGEKLIAQLLETGLVKDAADLYSLTAEQLAGLERGGEKKAQNILGQLEASKTQPLWRLINALGLPHVGERNAQVLARHFGNLDTLMAASPEQIEAVPGLGKVIGAAVAVTLKEEGTVRLLTKLRAAGINPQGETEARGAQLRGLNFVITGTLGRPRDAIKAQLEAAGGRVTGSVTGKTNYLIAGEEAGSKLTRAQELGVTVLDEAGLAALLAEKGVVPAQG; this is translated from the coding sequence ATGAGCCAGGCCGCGTTCGACCACTACCTCGCCCTGAGCGCCGAGGTCGCCCGTCACAACCGCGCGTACCACGAACTGGACGCCCCCCTGATCCCCGACGCCGAATACGACGCCCTGGTGCGCGAGCTGCGGGCCCTGGAAGCCCAGCACCCCGACTGGGCCGAGCGTGCCGCGGCCCGTCTCGGCGGGGTCAGCCCGGCGCAGGCGGTGGGGGGCGCGCCCAGCAGCGCCTTTGTGCCGGTGAACCACCCCACGCCCATGACCAGCCTGGACAACGTGTTCAGTGACGAAGAACTGAACGACTGGCGCGAGAAACTGGCCCGCGCCCTGAACCTGCCCCCCGAGCACGACGACTTCACCTTTACCGGCGAGCTGAAAATTGACGGCCTGAGCGTGAACCTGTACTACGTGGACGGCGAACTGCAGTGGGCCGCCACGCGCGGCAACGGCGTAACCGGCGAAATCGTGACCGCCCAGGTGCAGACCGTGTCTGGCATTCCGGCGCGCCTGGAGGGCCTGCGCGGCGAACTGGAGGTGCGCGGCGAGGTGTATATGAGCCGCGCCGACTTCGCCGCCTTCAACGCCCAGGCCGAAGAACTGGGCACCCCACTGCTGAAAAACCCCCGCAACGGCGCGGCCGGCGCCCTGCGGCAGAAGGACCCGGAGGTCACGCGCACCCGTAACCTCAAGGCCATCTTCTACGCGCTGGGCAAGCGCGACGGCGTGCCCGCCACCACCCAGGGCGAGGTGCTGGACTGGCTCTCGGCCCAGGGCTTTCCGGTCAGCCGCTATACGGAGCGCCTGCAGGGCCTCCAGGCGGCGGCCGACTACCACGCCCGCATGATCGCCGGGCGCCAGGACTTTGAATTTGACGCCGACGGCACCGTAATCAAACTGGACCCCCTGCGGCTGCAGGAGGAAGCAGGCTTTACCAGCCGCGCGCCGCGCTGGGCCATTGCCTACAAGTTCCCGGTGGAAGAGGTGGAAACGGTGCTGGAGAGCATCACCGTGAACGTGGGGCGCACCGGCAAGCTGGCGCCGCTGGCCCACCTGCAGCCCCGGCTGATTGAGGGCAGCACCGTCAGCAAGGCCACGCTGCACAACGAGGACTACATTCGGGGGCTGGACCTGCGCCTTGGCGACACCGTGGTGGTGCGCAAATCCGGCGGCGTGATTCCGCAGATCATGCGCGTGGTGCTTGAAAAGCGCCCCCAGGACGCCGTGCCCTTTGAATTCCCCACCCACTGCCCGGAGTGCGGCCACCCCGCCGTGCGCCACGAGGACGACGCCAACACCTACTGCGAGAACCCGGCCTGCCCGGCGCAGCAGTACCGCATGATTCAGTATTTCGTCTCGCGCGGGGCGATGGACATTCAGGGCATTGGCGAGAAACTGATTGCCCAGCTGCTGGAAACTGGGCTGGTGAAAGACGCCGCCGACCTCTACAGCCTGACTGCTGAGCAGCTGGCGGGCCTGGAACGCGGCGGCGAGAAAAAGGCGCAGAACATTCTGGGCCAGCTGGAGGCCAGCAAAACGCAGCCGCTGTGGCGCCTGATCAACGCGCTGGGCCTGCCGCATGTGGGCGAGCGCAACGCGCAGGTGCTGGCCCGCCACTTTGGCAATCTGGACACGCTCATGGCTGCCTCCCCCGAGCAGATTGAGGCGGTGCCGGGCCTGGGCAAGGTGATCGGCGCGGCGGTGGCTGTCACCCTGAAAGAAGAGGGCACCGTGCGTCTGCTGACCAAGCTGCGCGCGGCGGGCATCAATCCCCAGGGCGAAACCGAGGCGCGCGGCGCGCAGCTGCGGGGCCTGAACTTCGTGATCACCGGCACCCTGGGCCGCCCCCGCGACGCCATCAAGGCCCAGCTGGAAGCCGCCGGGGGCCGCGTGACCGGCTCGGTGACGGGCAAGACGAACTACCTGATTGCTGGGGAGGAGGCGGGCAGCAAACTCACGCGCGCCCAGGAACTGGGGGTCACCGTGCTGGACGAAGCCGGGCTGGCCGCGCTGCTGGCCGAGAAGGGGGTCGTGCCGGCGCAGGGGTAA
- a CDS encoding NADH-quinone oxidoreductase subunit 15: MAHAHDSALYAQWVELLGWLEAEAASRGLGFEKVADFPDYIYRMERPYDLPTTVMSVRVTAGGQPLMIAAVSPRHADLKGVSLRLMGGSKHWHLHAGSAGLLEGKRSFTRERLATLLDGALQGVRAV; this comes from the coding sequence ATGGCACATGCACACGACTCGGCGTTGTACGCGCAGTGGGTGGAGTTGCTCGGCTGGCTGGAGGCCGAGGCGGCTTCACGCGGCCTGGGCTTCGAGAAGGTGGCGGATTTCCCGGACTACATCTACCGCATGGAGCGTCCGTACGACCTGCCCACCACCGTCATGAGTGTGCGCGTGACTGCAGGGGGCCAACCCCTGATGATCGCGGCGGTCAGCCCCCGCCACGCCGACCTGAAGGGCGTCTCGCTGCGCCTGATGGGCGGCAGCAAGCACTGGCACCTGCACGCCGGCAGCGCGGGGCTGCTGGAAGGCAAGCGCTCCTTTACCCGCGAGCGACTGGCGACCCTGCTGGACGGCGCCCTGCAGGGCGTGCGGGCCGTCTAG